DNA sequence from the Selenomonas timonae genome:
GTTCCGAAAAAGGAGGAAGTGCGATGAGCGATGTGATTCGCCGCTATGCGTGCGCCGCAGGGCGCGTGCAGGGGGTTGGGTTCCGTATGTTCGTCCGCCAGCAGGCGGTGATGAACGACATCACAGGATGGGTGATGAATATGTCCGACGGTACGGTGACAATGGAGCTGCAAGGCAAAGCATCTGCTGTCGAGGCGGCATTTGCGGCAATGCGCACAGGCAACTATTTCATCC
Encoded proteins:
- a CDS encoding acylphosphatase — its product is MSDVIRRYACAAGRVQGVGFRMFVRQQAVMNDITGWVMNMSDGTVTMELQGKASAVEAAFAAMRTGNYFIRVERLDIEEREPVDGERDFSIKY